A segment of the Solea solea chromosome 14, fSolSol10.1, whole genome shotgun sequence genome:
TGATGGCCACACTTGGAACAGGTGCACAtttaactatttattttatgagCGCATTAGTCATCCAGCTTTCTGTTTGTCTCACAGAATTTCAAGTGCTGTTGGGATCTGTATTCATTTTTCAATCATCAGTTGCTTGTCAGTCAGAGGCTATCAGGGAATTCAGACAATATGTGATTGTTCTCTAAACAAACCATGTCTTGAAAGCATGTCTTGGAACAAAGGAATGGCTGCTGGCAATGTCAGATACACAGCTTGCTGAATCTTGTTCTCTGTTTGAAATGTTGACACTGTGACAGTAATACTAcacttgttttctctttttgtggTTACAGAAGATTAACACtgaagtttttttctttgttgctgAATTTCTCTCCTTGTCCGAGTTCAGAGAGTAAATGTCTCCAGTTCTTATCAGGTTATGTTTACAGAGGAAGATGTGAAATTCTACCTTGCAGAGCTGGCCCTGGCCCTTGACCACCTGCACACCTTGGGCATAGTTTACAGAGATCTCAAGCCAGAGAAGTATGAATTTTAGTATTTACCTTCTTCTTTCCAGaccttttacacttttattaaaGAGTAACTACCTGCATCATCCCCCAATACAAAAAGAACAACTGTATTTAGCTTTGGATTATCACAAACAACAGATTTTTTAGCATGTGTCTCTTGACATAAGAACCTGTCATCGTTAaatatttttgactttatttaatttagaaATCCCTTTTGATGATATTTGTATTTACTGTACTCCATTCCCACATGTAATAATTAATGATTAAAATGAGTCTTATGTCATGTTTGGAGTTTCTAAAGACCCAAAAGCATGATTCTTTAAAATCTTAACAGAAGATAATTTACATAGTAGTAACATGtgcatgaaatgtaaataaaaaaaaaaaaacttttacaaGATGACGTCAAGAAATATGTCGGTAAGATGGCAGGTCTTCAAATGAAAATTACCTCAGAAAAGAATTTCTATAATGACTCATTTACTGTGTAGTGTATCTTTAATGTTGAAGTCAGAACTAAAGTTGCTGAGCGGAAAGTCACACTTGCTTATAACTTCAATTCATTCAAGTAATCTGAATGAGTCCTCAGTCTCCAACCAGATCTATACAGTGTGATCTATTGAGTTGTTTACTAAGCGGTCATTTAAAAACCTCCACAACGTACTCACGTTTTCATATCTGACCCTGGGCTTTAGATGACCTGTGTGCTGTTATTCATTGTATTATTGTTTGCTTGTGAAGAATAATTTAAAGCTCACCTCAGtggaaactgtttttgttttgtagcaTCTTACTTGATGAAGCTGGACACATAAAGTTAACAGGTATGTTTTTCAGAAATAAATGACTAACTAGCACAGTTAGTTTAACAGCTTTTTAATTCCTAAGATTAATGTAATAAGCTTATCCAGTTAATAATATTTCTTTCTACCACATCATGTATTAGTCATTGTACAAAGTGAAATGACTAGTTGTGGCTGTGACAGATCTGTTAATTGTTGCATTGCTGTTGTGCAGACTTTGGCTTGAGTAAAGAGTCAGTAGATGCTGATAAGAAGGCATATTCCTTCTGTGGTACGGTGGAGTATATGGCCCCTGAGGTGGTCAAcaggagaggacacacacagagtgcagaCTGGTGGTCTCTGGGAGTACTAATGGTACACGCAAGTTTAAGCAAAATTCACACAGCTACTCATAATACAAGCTGATTAGAAAACATGCTAATTGTTGTTCCTTGTCTTTATTGTGCGTGTGCAGTTTGAGATGCTAACGGGGACATTACCATTCCAAGGCAAAGACCGCAATGAGACCATGAACATGATTCTCAAGTGAGTCATTATGTACTGCATGATTAAGGCACTTAAAGTGGGACTGAATGCTGAATACAATGCAATTAATTAAATGGAGATTATTTTAAtccatatttttttccccttgctgCAGAGCTAAATTGGGGATGCCACAGTTCCTAAGCTTGGAAGCCCAGAGTTTACTGAGGATGCTGTTTAAACGTAACCCTGCTAACAGACTAGGTGAGTGTGTACGTCTGTTGGAATAAGAGAAAGGCCAGCTAGCCCTCATGCTTGTTGACATTTTGGCTTCCATGTAAAGGacatgctggaaaaaaaaatgtgtgaatctGTTGATGCTTGAGAGTGATCTGCATTTGTAGGTGCAGGGCCCGATGGAGTTGAGGAGATCAAGCGCCATGCTTTCTTTTCCACAATCGACTGGAATGTGAgcgcacacacgcatacacacgtCCCTCTAATTTCTCACAGagctacacatacacacttgtaACTCTCTCAGCTTCTGTTGAGGATTCACACCTACCAAATGGTTTGCATGGTGACTACTGGCCATCATTCTTGGCCATGCCagctatgtttgtgtgtgtgtgtgtctgggcaGTGAGCCagttctcactgtgtgtgcacTAATAGCCCTGTGTGAGTGTTTAGGAGCCAGCAGGATGCTGTTGGCTGGACCAAGCTGTAGAGGGCTTGGATTGGGTTAATCTTTGTTGGGTCTTGGCTTCATGTTCTCATAAGGTCACACACTCCAAACAGCCTGACGTAGAGATCGCTTTCTaaatcacgtgtgtgtgtttttttttctgcatgtgtgcacGTACCTGTGTTTTCTTCAGAAACTGTACAGACGAGAACTTCAGCCCCCTTTCAAACCTGCAGCAGGAAAACCAGACGACACATTCTGCTTTGACCCAGAGTTCACCGCTAAAACACCGAAAGGTAAATCCACACCAGTGGACTTGCGTCATGTTCAGCTCATATGCTGTTCAGCCACTTCTGCAGTCATGAAAACTTTTTTGTGGGTGTTTCTTCATCTGTCCATATTATGAATTAGCTTTATATATTCAGACTCCCCAGGTATTCCACCCAGTGCTAACGCCCACCAACTTTTCAAAGGCTTCAGTTTTGTTGCTCCAACTCCTATGGATGAGAACAAGAGCTCCCCACTGCTCAGCATACTCCCGATAGTTCAGGTAAACGCATATTATGTCTTCTTTGCATAAGCATGGGGATTAATGTACTCTTCATCTTTTATATGAACCTCACTTGATGCTCATACTGCAAATTAAATACTTATTCAAGTGGATGTAAGTGTGTTTTTGCCATTTGTTTTTACCATGATACCCATGACAAATGTCTATAAGCACAGGAAGGTGACACTGTAGTTGGTATATTTGTAAATGTGATTGAAAAACATCGTTATTGTAATAGATTTGTTTTACTGTACGtgtacaattaattaattaggcGTTAATATTTGGCGTCAGTAGTTTAAGGAAACACATAATAGTGACCGGTTAATAAACCTTTAACAATGTTATGTGCTTATTCATCATGTGAATAGGGAGTCAAAATCAACACTGGCAGTAAACTGAGACGCACAGACTGTTTGTTGAATAAGAACATTACCATGATGAtataatacatgtatttaaaaaagcTGCTGTTGGATCTTTTGACTAACAACACATGTTGACCTTTTATAGACCAACCAAGGGTTGTTGTGATCATTCATGAATAAGGATGTCACAGACAATGGATTGACAGGCACAGGCGCTACATGCTTTCCTGGAAAATATGTAATTGATGTGAAATAATGACATGTGacggtaaaaaataaatgaatcttgTTTTCAGATGCATGGGGGCTCAACCAAGTTCTCTGATCTGTACGAGCTGCAGGAGGACATAGGAGTCGGTTCTTACTCTATTTGTAAACGCTGTGTACACCGAGTCTCTGCCATGGACTATGCTGTGAAGGTAGTTAATATTCAGTGTAAACTGAAACCTTTAATAACAACTTCTAAACATCCGTCATTTAATAAGATTGGCTTGttgttatttagtttttccCAAGCGCCACTAATCACATTAAGCAACATTGTGTTTCACTCTTACTCACAGTCACAGcctttttataaatgtttataattGCAGAGTTAAAGGTTGAAATGCTGCACATTAACAAAATATCCCAATTTCTTTAAAGCCATTTTTATAAGCGAGGCCGTGAAATTAACCATGTCATTTTTTGTTTAGGGTTCaggcacttttgttttgttaagcTTTAAATGTGAACACAGACATGAATGCAGCACAAACGTCTCGATCACTAGCACATGAGTGCATATTATGCCGGGATCAGACGACAACAATTCAGCTTGATTTTCATGCGATGTGGACGGGACCGACACATTTCCAGTGTCAGACCCAATTATGAACGACAAAGGGACGCGTCGTGCAACATAATTGAAGAACAGGGATTTGGCGTCTAGGACGAGAAGTCTAGCATGTTAGAAGTTTTTCTGTAGTCCGGCCTAGTCTGACAGTCGTACAGCATACTCCTGGATGTTGACCAATAGGATCACACAGTGCTCTGACGCGGTGTaacatacagacataaacatggcTAAGAGTGATGCTACTGTTAGGTGGAATAGTGACACCCAAGTACAGTACCTTACCCAGGAACGGGTCcacaatctttttttcttcctctgcgATGACCTATGAACTCACACATTGTGTTGTGAATGATGATTAGTTGGCATCGTACATGTACTTTTAGTGTTGCCAGTCCCCCAAACAAGACACGGCAAGAGTCAGTGCTACTGTAATTGATGATCTGACCTGGTGACCATTGTGAAAGACAATAATATTGTGTGGTCTAGTTTCATTGAGGCTGTGAATGTGCGGCgactttctctcttttattgaaatgattaaattcCCAGTACTGTCATCACACAATTTGAAATTAAACTTGAAAATGCACAATGCTctttaatgactttgtttttgtgggtCTGCATACATGTAGCTACCACtagaatgtgttttcatgtgcagtAGTAGATTGTAAACCTTGTATTGTAGAAATGAAGTGAATGAGTTGAGTGATACCAGTACACCAGGAGAGGGCAGCACAACTTCAGCATCTGAACTAATATTTCAGCCCCAACACCAAACTGTGTTGGTTCAAAGATCTTGGCATTTATATATCTGACATAAGTTTCTAAATTGCACAGTAGAAATATTTAATGTTCCATCTGACCCTAACTGCTCTTGTCTTTCTTCCGTATGTCGCAGATTATAGACAAAAGTAAGAGGGACCCTTCTGAAGAGATTGAAATCCTAATGAGATACGGACAGCATCCCAACATCATCACTCTAAAAGACGTCggtgacattttttgacatgaaTTTTGCGAGACCGTTTGAAGCAGTGTGTTAACATACTGACAGTCTGTTGGTGTGTGTCTTGTCAGGTGTATGATGAGGGCAAGTATGTGTATGTGGTGACGGAGCTGATGAAGGGAGGGGAGCTGCTGGATAAGATCCTCAGGCAGAAGTTTTTCTCTGAGAGAGAGGCCAGTGCTGTGCTCTATACCATCGCCAAGACTGTTGACTACCTCCACTGCCAAGGGGTTAGGAAACACTTCTGTGCACGTACAAgactaaataaaatgtaaagacATCTTTGCTCATTATTTTCGTCTCCCTCTTCGCAGGTGGTACACCGAGACCTGAAGCCCAGTAACATCCTGTATATGGATGACTCGGGGAATCCTGACTCTATCAGGATCTGTGACTTTGGATTTGCCAAGCAGCTTCGGGGGGGCAACGGCCTCCTCCTCACCCCCTGTTACACCGCCAACTTTGTGGCACCAGAGGTGAGACCAGACAAATACTATAAATCCTGCAAAAAGGGTAAAGGAAATGGAAGTGAGTAGAGATAGGAGTCCCTaatggtgtgtttttctttctttgtgtgacTCCAGGTACTAATGCGTCAAGGTTATGATGCAGCATGTGATATATGGAGTCTTGGAGTTCTACTGTATACAATGCTGGCAGGGTAAGACTACACTCTGGAGAAATTGCTGAGGAATTCGGCTTATATGTGAGTGGGAATGATAAAGTGTCAGTTTAATGTCTTGGAACAAAGATAAAGCACCACACCGGGGTCAAACACCAGCGCTCCTTTCACTTATTTACTGTGCTGTTTGTGATATTATGGACATTAAATGTACTGACTACATTTTGGAGCAGTGGATTAAACTTGAGCCCCACGTTTCACCTCCTCTTCTGTCACTGCGATTTCACAGTTGTTTTCATGATGTATTTTAGTACCACAGAGTGATAATTAAACCAAAAATATGTCAATCAGAATGTAAAATGACAGTTTTTCTATCATCTCCTCATATCTCCATGTCAGGTACACACCGTTTGCTAATGGGCCAAATGACACACCAGAGGAGATTCTGCTGCGAATAGGTTCCGGAAAGTTCTCCTTGACAGGCGGCAACTGGGATACTGTGTCAGACAGCTCAAAGGTACATATACACCGACACCATCACCTCACACTGGTGTTGCGCCTAATGTGAATTCATTTATTGttctgcttgtatgtcagtaaTACACTTTGTTAGGTTTCTTAGAATGTTCTACAAAAACTGGATTTGTATGGTAAAAATGATCAGATACTTGAACAAAGATAACATCGTACTCATCTGTGTGTTCAATGGTTGAGACAGTTCATGAGATTATCTAtcagtgtaaaataaacaagtcagTCCTGTATTAAATATACTGAAATGCTGCTCCTTTCTTGTATACCATCTCTTATCGGTCCTATAACCAATATATCATCAATAATTTAGTACTTAATATttggttttaaaacaaaaccaaatattGCCACAATATTATTGCATTTCAGTTAGTTGATTAAACATAGATATAtaacacagatatatatatatatatacattgtatgtatgtatatgtgtatgtatgtatgtatatatatatatcgatagatagatagatatagaaatatatatagaaataaataaaatataaaatatatatatatatatatatatatatatatatatatatatatatatatatatatatatatatatatatatatattcctaaGACCACTTAATAAGACATTATGATGCACCAGGCGATTACATTGAGATTTTCTCAATCTGGACCTTTGTAAATTGTACTTTAATCCACTTGTCGTATAGGTTTTTTAATAacctgactgtgtttgtgtgtgttccaggaCCTGCTGTCCCATATGCTCCATGTGGACCCTCACCAGCGATACACAGCAGAGCAGGTTTTAAAGCATTCCTGGATCACCTGCAGAGACGCGCTCCCACACTTCCAGCTCACACGCCATGACGCTCCGCACCTCGTCAAGGTGAGTCTCTTTCAGAAGGCTTCTTGTTCTACAAGAtctgttttgactttttgatgAAGGCTTGAGGTAAAATTACCATGCCATTACACTAAAGGCATTTTAATAGTTTAAAATAAAGTGCCTCTCAGTTTTCTTTGATGCTctaagaagctttttttttactttacttttacttagaGTAATAAGAAGCAtatcaaaatgatgtttttcccTTTACCTCCTGTTGGCTGCTattgtaggaaaaaaaaagcactcatacgtgcagtgctgcagcctccGCATTATTTCCTGGAGTGTTCTTCCAGGTAGTtgttctctgtcctcctctagAGACGGAGAGCGAGGTTGTCTGGGCAGCATCATTACCAAGTGCTTGTACAACCTGTCGACTTCTCTTAatctcactgagcagcagctgtagACAGAGTTGCTCTCAAAACTCCAAAACACTTCTCTCAGTCATGAAGGCCAGCCTTTCTTACAGGAacctgcttctgtgtgtgtgtgtgtgtgtgtgtgtgtgtgtgtgtgtgaccttgctCCTTTAGTTTACAGTTGGTGTTAACTTTGATTTAAG
Coding sequences within it:
- the rps6kal gene encoding ribosomal protein S6 kinase alpha-6; this translates as MEVNSVSSEVNGHQIMDEPMEEGESFSQIDEGTYKEIPITHHVKEGCEKADPAQFELLKVLGQGSFGKVFLVRKIIGPDAGQLYAMKVLKKASLKVRDRVRTKMERDILVEVNHPFIVKLHYAFQTEGKLYLILDFLRGGDVFTRLSKEVMFTEEDVKFYLAELALALDHLHTLGIVYRDLKPENILLDEAGHIKLTDFGLSKESVDADKKAYSFCGTVEYMAPEVVNRRGHTQSADWWSLGVLMFEMLTGTLPFQGKDRNETMNMILKAKLGMPQFLSLEAQSLLRMLFKRNPANRLGAGPDGVEEIKRHAFFSTIDWNKLYRRELQPPFKPAAGKPDDTFCFDPEFTAKTPKDSPGIPPSANAHQLFKGFSFVAPTPMDENKSSPLLSILPIVQMHGGSTKFSDLYELQEDIGVGSYSICKRCVHRVSAMDYAVKIIDKSKRDPSEEIEILMRYGQHPNIITLKDVYDEGKYVYVVTELMKGGELLDKILRQKFFSEREASAVLYTIAKTVDYLHCQGVVHRDLKPSNILYMDDSGNPDSIRICDFGFAKQLRGGNGLLLTPCYTANFVAPEVLMRQGYDAACDIWSLGVLLYTMLAGYTPFANGPNDTPEEILLRIGSGKFSLTGGNWDTVSDSSKDLLSHMLHVDPHQRYTAEQVLKHSWITCRDALPHFQLTRHDAPHLVKGAMAATYSALSQKTSQPVLEPVAASSLAQRRSMKKLTSTDM